A window of the Branchiostoma lanceolatum isolate klBraLanc5 chromosome 13, klBraLanc5.hap2, whole genome shotgun sequence genome harbors these coding sequences:
- the LOC136447566 gene encoding uncharacterized protein produces the protein MTSERVSHHVLSIFGELMSLVHGRVPFITYAAVFHQRMTLTTPPDMLRMILKKLDVSRDATGYLPLWVGSMTFNLFIRVLALPFYWYNFVLLILPQMDEIKRCGYYRLYILFFVCQPCGHLWNVIVWFNGFRSLKRHLINRKTKGN, from the exons ATGACTTCTGAGAGAGTTTCGCATCACGTCCTTTCGATTTTTGGAGAACTTATGTCTCTT GTGCACGGTAGAGTTCCGTTTATTACGTATGCGGCGGTGTTTCATCAGAGGATGACGCTAACAACACCGCCTGACATGTTACG GATGATACTGAAGAAGTTGGATGTTTCCCGTGATGCAACGGGGTACCTGCCGTTGTGGGTAGGGTCAATGACCTTCAATCTGTTCATCCGGGTTCTTGCCCTCCCTTTCTACTGGTAcaactttgttttgttgattctGCCCCAGATGGACGAGATAAAAAG gtGTGGATATTAccggttgtacattttgtttttcgtctgtcagccGTGCGGCCATTTGTGGAATGTAATCGTGTGGTTCAATGGATTCCGGAGTTTGAAACGGCATCTGATCAACAGGAAGACGAAAGGGAACTAG